The genomic interval ATCTTCAAGTCCTGTGAAATCCTTTTGAACGTCTGACATCCAAGGAATTCCAGCTGATGgttttataaagacaaaatcGGAGGGTTTAAGAAACATTCATTTCAGCTTTAATCACGCACATCTCAGAGTACAACTCTCGTCCTTCACTGAGGAGCTCCACTGGAGCGTCCGGAGTTTAGGATCTTTGCTCAAGGACACCTTGAGAGTAGACGTTGAGGAATTGGAGAGCGTTTCCCATTTGGTTTCCCCGCCCACATCATTCAGCAGCAACTGTTCTCAAAGGTTATCTCGCTGCTAAATTCCACATTTTGAGTCATTTCTCACCCTTAATAGGCAAATATGAGGCGAGTACATCTCAGCTTTCCCATAAATCATGAAACGAGGAGCCAAACAAATGGATTTTTAATACAAGGAGAGGCGATGGATTTGGGAGGTCGGTGCGAGCCAACAAGCTATCGACTGAGAGCGGAAAGTACAGTTAAATAACCTTCTGTTTACTAATGTGGTTTATTGGTAAGGAAACACAATACAGTGCGTTTGATGGGTATTTGTTTTGTCCTTGTTTTTGCATAATAGCAGGAAGAAATGCTGAAGAAAGACTGTCTGAACTGTAAATTGTGGATGTTACTCCTTTGCCCTCCTCCTAGATCTTCATCCACATGCTTCCTCCTTACCTTCGCATGCTGCGGCCCAAAGTGGAGACCCCCCTGTTCCTGGAGAACCTGCCCCGCCGAGAGAAACCCAAGATCGCCATCAGCAAAGTGGCCGATGAATACTTCATCCGCAAACCAGACTCGTCCATCTTGTTCCCTAAGCCCCACAGGTGAGACCAGGCGTCCTCAAGGTGAACGTAtttgtgcttgtgcatgtgagtgtgcatgttaGCCCCAATAATTGAATGCCTGCAGATGTGTTCGGAtgatagaattttttttttgcctcgtGTGTGATTTTATGGTTATGCAGTACAGACTGTGCTGACGTTAGCTCAGCCTCTGACAGATCTCAGAGCTGACACTTGTTTCTATATTGACTTTAATGGCACAAAAATGTTCAGGGAAATCTCCCctgatgtgtatatatatttgtgtgtgtgtgtgtgtgtgcacatatgtgtgtatgtttacatgTGCGTGTGTAACTAACACTAGCCTCCTACTGTGTTTTGCGTGTCGATGGTGTTCCCATGATAATATTTTATCCATATCTGAAAGGAATAACATCTaagtgattaaaaacacattcaaagtaAACTGCCAATGTGTTTCCATAGATAGCACTTTAAAGTGAAACACGTTAGTTAATCTTTCATGTCCTGTGTTTAGTATTCATCGAATTTCATGTATAAGTCCGTGTAGCAGGTTATCTTTGAAGTCAGCTGCCCGGGCACCTTCTGTTTTTCCCACAGCTTGCATTTTTCAGAGCAGTTGCCTCAAATATGGAGAGACGGAATTGTTGCTGTGCATGTACTCCCCTTTTCCTCCCGTGCCTGTATCTCACTTCTAATCTGCCGCAGAATGAGGAGCTGAGGCGATGTGCTCAGGCATCCGAGCAAACACATTCCTAAAAGTCACAGTCGAACATTACGCGCCCTGTATGTAAACATCACGGTGTCACTTTTTATGAGCTCCCAGTAAAAGCTGCAGTTGCAAGCCAAGAGCTGATCAGCGAACAAGTCATATGAGACATAAAAGCCGGAGGTTCACTTTCTGACCTTTGGTGTTAAATTCAGAGACTGTACATTAAGATGGCCCCCAAAGTGGAGCCAATGTTCCTCGATCGTCCCCTAGTGGCTGCCAGCGGTACGGGCCAcaaatcctgcctccttcatgttagcggatgggacatggatccaAGTAGAAAGACTAACTGATGTTCAAAGGCTCATTTCTGCCTCTACATTTGGATTTGATTCATTATTTGTTGCTCTTAAAATGGACTGAAACATCATGGTTTCACATCCCGATTGTAAAATAATGTAATCGGCGCAAGATGGCAACTTTCgtatccagaatattttggcttcatttctgaacaGTAGGAGGAAATGGAGAGTTGTCAgccatctttttatacagtctatgaacaTCATGCATGAACAGGACTATACAGAGTAGAGGTATTTTTGCTTGGGTGCATAGAAAAGGGGGTATTTGGACCTTAGTTCCCAAACACCCCCAGTGAAACCCAGACTGATGAGTTTCATTAAAGGTTTTACAGAGCGCTGTCCCTGAGGCTGTTGAGTAAGGAGCTGGATCTGTGAGCAGCTGGATGTCGGCCAGCGCTGGCACACAAATTGGTGACAAACTGTCCCATCAGTCTAACTGCGGTCTCCAATGCGCTGGACACAAGGAAACAGATGACCTTGGCATACAGGTAGACTCTGGCCCTCGCAGGAAGTCATCTACATCTTCGTCGAGCCATGCCTCCCCCACCGCTCTATTGATACACCGCCAAAAAAAATCTCCCCACCTCTCCATCCGTCACCTCCTGCGAGAACTGAAGTACGTCCAGGGGGGGGAGGACGGGAGGCGGCAGAGAATCGTTGCTAAAATAATAATGACCTGCGCAAATCAACTCTGACACAATAGAGCGGGACGCTGTGTGTCCAGGTGAAAGAACGGGTGacagaggaaggggagggggagggccTCTATTAGAGCAGTGTGATGAGACAGCAGTATCTCTCctgagtccacacacacacacacacacacacacacatacacacacacacctccttaATTGGGTTTAGTGCATGTCTTGGCACCAGACGCAGCCAGTTTTAGTTGAATTAGTCTCCTGAACAGTCATTTACTTCTCGCTGATGAAGTTAAGAGGCCAAATtgtgtctctccctcacccctctctctctcttatctcctTCTCTCTATATGATGAGGCTCCACCTCTCTCAGGTCGCAGCCTCCTCACCTGCCACACTCGCAGGAGCAGCAGCGACGGCTGCGCTGCATCATAAACCCCCCCAAAGTCCTGCACTGAATACCAAGcagccccccacccctgccCTGCCTGCAAGGCCCCACTCCGCGATGTCATGCTCTCTTGCAGACATGGTGccacactgccctctagtgtcgAGCTGCCTGACCTGCAATTCCTCTTTCCTTGGCTTCACTTATGTCCCAACTTCTAAAAAGTGCACGTGGACGAGGTGTTTCATACTCCAGGTGTTTCATAAGCACACAGATTGCCGAGTGCAGCTGTTCTGCAAAGAGGATTCACTTACTTTTGCCCAGACGAGGTCAAAAGGACGAACAGCAGGTGCAGTTTTACAAGCTTTGTTAAAGAGTTTTACTgctcaaaatgcatttttctgtgCACCTGTGACTGTTTGTAGATTGTTATTCATTTTGCATCATACTCTTTTATATCCGTGACCCTCAGTCCTTTTACACgtggaatttagtgacatcaCAAAAAATATGTCTGACAATTGTAGCAGACAGGATTTAAAGAGCCACTTTCAGATTTTCTGCACAATAACTGATGAATGCAGTCACCAGGTGGACTATATGAAATAGAAGACTATATGAAATAGAAGGATGTCACAGTAAGAGGCATACATATGAAATATTGTAATTGGTATACATTAAACAAATGTAAGTATTGTGCAGAGGACACGAAATAGTGTCTGCAACAGATATAGTGTCATGTCACAGAGTTCCCAGGTACATTTAGATCCAGGATCATATTATGTCGAACAGATGTGATGGCCCACACCTCAAAGTGAGACTAGAATCATTCTTCCCCTCCTGAGACAATGTCATTTCTCTACCAGACACTTTAGCTGCGGGGTCCCGCTGTCTGAGTCGTGCTGTATCACTGCCTAATGTGAGAGGAGTATTAGACGTCCGTGTATGTCTCTCTTCTGGACGCGGCCAGTGGAAATCCATGTGTCATTGCTCAAGGACATGCTGCACTACTACGCATGGAAATGCAGCAGGGAAAATCAGAGCATAAATCGCTGATGAGAAACGCTTGGAGTTTGGTCAGTCGCTGTGGGTCAAAGCAGAACCACAGGACATttttaaacaggaaataacaCTATATTGAAAAGTTGAAGACATGAGCTGATCTGgctcactttatttatttaggtgTTCTTGAGGCTATAGCTTGTCTTGATTGGATGTGGCCCCCATTTCTATAAATAGAACAATACAATATGATATGATAGATCCAATAGATggataaatatgtatatataggcTTATATATGCTGATATTCGTACATATACACAATCCAAAAATAGTCTTCTGTAATTGTACTGCTGCTACACTACAGTATATGTCAACATTTACCATTACAGCTCAGTTGGTTGCTGTGGCTAATGTGTCTGTTGTGGAACTGACTGTTGCAGTGGGGGGTTTTAAGTTTAACCGGGAAGCTCGAGTGTGAGGAGGCAAACAAACGTGGATTTCGATTACATCTGATGTGTGAAAACCCCGCGAGTGACAAAGATAGGAAGCAACTTTCTAACCCAGCCCCAAGCCCCCAGCGACCCCTGGCACCCAATTGTAGCTGACAGTTGGTAACGGAAGGCAACAAGTAAACACAgcaacacgcacacgcacacactcacacacacacacacacacacacacacacacacacacacacacacacacacacacacacacacacacacacacacacacacacacacacacacacacacacacacacagggtttctCAGCCAGAACAGCGCAGTCAGCAGATGCAGAGCGGTGACTCCCACGCCGGTACAGCGAGCCCTGGGAGCTCCTCTGACCTTCTCTCTTTTATTCCCCTCTGAATGACGAGAGGAGTGCAGAGGAGACACGGAGCCCGGCCTCCTGCACGCTTCACTACTTTACAGCTTTTAATTAGTGCGGCCTGACGTCTGCTCGCACGTTGCTACATTCCACAGGCCCGTGTGCGTTTGTTCAGCTCAGGTGTTGACACTGCATGTGGACCCGCTCGATTACTCCTGAACCGATGCGATATTTATTGACCATGTGatgttttgtgcattttgtgGTGTGCAGGTTTCAGCCAGAGGGCATGTGCACGGACATGAGAAAGTTTATCAACGGCCCCAGTAGCTACCTTTCATTACCGGACGAGCTGAAGTCAGCCATAGAAGCCATCACATATATCGCAGAGGCTCTACAGGCTGCGAAAGACTACGAGGCTGTAAGTGTCTTTTCTTGATGTCTCATAACTTTATGTTTCAATAATCTTTGATTTTGCATAACTTTGTTTCTCACTCTGGCCATCATTTCTTTTGTCCCCTTTCTTATGCTTATGTCCGTCCATCCTATCGCCATCTCTACCACCTGACGGCCTTGTCCAGCTGAAGGAGGACTGGCAGTACGTGGCCATGGTGGTGGACCGCATGTTCCTCTGGCTCTTTGTCATCATCACCACCGTGGGAACCTTGGCCATCTTCTCCGACGCCAAATTCAACCACACGCCCACTGACCCTTTTCAAGTCCAACTGAATCACTGAAACGTTTGAGTTTCATCAGCCATCTTCTCCTTGATGTACCGCCTTTTAGAATAAGGGAAATGGGACATTGTTGTATTGCCAGTGATTCTCTCTGTGTAGTTCACCATTGTGCCGCCTGCACCTCACATTGCACCTCACATTGCCTGTTTGCAAAATGACCTCAAAGTGTTTCTCTTGTTCATTTGAATGTAGCATAGACAAAACAGATGAAGCACATATTGACTATATACAATACAACAAAACCAATAGAGGGTAGAAACTTGCCGTGTCTCAAATTGAAAACTTCACTTAGTACATATACGTGTAGTACACGTGTCCACAGTATACTCACTAACATTGTTTGTACAATTTGACTGGTTGTCTCGGATCAAACCATAGAGTGTCCGTAAGGATgtacgacatgacagctccctaagTATAGGTCAAAAACcgtgcctcctccatgttagtggatgggacatgggtcaaactATACTATACAACTATACAACTATAAAAATGATGTACCTGATAACATTTTTATGAATTACTCCTAAGCAAAAGGCCTGTTGTCAATGTGCAAGTAGGTGCAATTGAAAGGACATCTTGAGGTTTCTCGGCCGAATAAGCAGCCGtgcacaaaaacatgaaaatgtgagCGCTTGACATTGATCATTTAAACCAGCACAAACTGCCGTGCACGTCCAGTAGCATCGATTAGCCTGTTGCATGAAATATAACGATATGGAGCCAATGCTAGAAACGCCTGACATGTAGAAAATATTTATCGGATTTACTGGGGAGTTTTTCAGTGTATTACTTTCAGTAGGTCTGAAGAGTGTGGATCCTGCGTTGGATACTCATACATAGTGTTAACACATAAACACCAAGACCAACCAGATGCTATAATGAGCGAGCTGTGTGCCTTTCATTTCCCTGTGTCAGAATGTGCCAGAGCGTGGCACATGCTCCGTGGATATTTTGGCCACTGAAGTAATCCTCTTTGTATTTTCGGCAgcggtgtgcatgtgtgtgagtgcgggGCAGCACGCTAACTCAATTCACCAGTCGCACCGATGGCCTCTGGAATTTCCATCATGCACAAGACCTGTGCCACATGATTCTCtcacatgacacaaacacacgcctGCCCTTTTAATCTTgtgctttcatttttttgtgtgtgtttctttttttttaaaataaagatctGAGGGGAGGATATTAAAAGCTCCATCTGTTGTCAGAATTGTTGCCGTGAGAGTTGCGACCCTCGCTCCGTCACCTGCCTGCTCTGCTATTAATaaccgcccacacacacacacacggcaccaCTTACTGGACATTGCCGCATGGGCTTCCCTGACATTTCCCTGTGTGTAAGTACACTCATGCATACGTGAGGCGTGAGCCCTGTCAGCTGAGGCATCCGAAGACTGTCTGCAGCTCATTGTGGCAACAGCCCTGCAATGTTATAGACCCGGCTGCAGCAGCATCGCCCCAGTGCTGTTGAGAATTACTTTCGTTTCTATCCCCGGCTTATTATCTCACTCTCTGACCTTGCATGAAACTGTAGCATCGAGAAGACGGGGCCGCTCGACAGATGCACGGAAACACCAAGGGGGCCCTTCTGGCTGATGTATTTATACCAGGAGTGGCGGCATGCAGGAGGGCAAGTCGGAGACATTCTCCTTCTCTCAACTCTCCACGTGGCTCTGATTTATGTTGCGTTTGTGCACTGGAGACCCTCACCGGGATGAGCGAGATCAGATAGTATGACCTCAAATACAAAAGAAGGCAGGTAATTGAAAGTTGAGACAGAGATGAAGTGTATATATGTTTCCTTATCTCGTgtaacagatacaaaaaaaaaccttcatgaCCCTCGGAATACAGACATCATAAAAGGCGACATGAAGTCCATTCACAGTCCTTCGCTCCATCGATAAGTCTTACCAGGAGGTCTCGCCTCACCATTTCTGTGGCGACAACATCCATctctattttatatatttgacatAATTTTCTTCCCTCAAGCTCACTTCAAGTTCAATATCAGCAAGACTGAGATGCTCTTGCTCTGCTCGCGCTCCGGATGAGTTGGACTTCTCCATCACTGCCGACGacgtctcctcctgctgagaGGTTCGGTCATCCCAGACTCACCGTAGAGCATCCGTCACAGCAGAGCACACTCTGCCGgtgaatttcattttaattcccACACATGCATTAGCTTTAATGGTTTGGAGACATATCGAGTCAAACCATGTTAGCGTCGCTCTGCTGAATGACGCAGTTTCAGCTCTTCTAACTGCTCCCccctctttgtctttatttcacttGCCATGACCACGCCGATTTCCATACAATAACATCAGAGCTGCTTAAGAATGGCTCATTTCGTTGGTGGACTATAAAAAGGTAGTTCCATACTGTTCATATTACTTAAAGCGACACAATGCTACAGATCGGATGTGTAATTCACTGTCGTAAAAGCGAGCTAACACAGGAAGCAGGTAGCCAGAAACTTTGGCCCAACTTGCTATACCTCTATGGAAATGGGTTTATCTTGCTTCTTATGATTAATTAGCAAGTCGATAACTTCACTTTCGCAGCCCGACATCAAGCAAGCAGAACAGACGGAGCAAACAAGCAAAGGTTTTGACTTCTGCATCTCACCAATGAGTGAAAACCGCTCTGATATTCACTCTTATTCGATTTCTTACTCTTGTCCCCACTGAGAATGGTGAGCTCTGGCTGTTAGTGTGTGACGTTTGCCGTAATGTACCAGCACAGTACACCTCTTAGATTAGTGCAGTCCCAGGcatccagggggcgctgtgacaAAGACAGACCTGCCATGCTCCCTGTTATAAGATTGTGcaccatcaaaatgattttgaagaTGTTATTCTAAGGTATAAAAATGACCTGGTGTTGCTTTAAAGCCACTATTGGGGTTTAAGCAACTTATTTAtcaatgaatgagtgaaaagTTAAAGAATTCCAGTCAAATCTGGCCTGAAGGAAGCATAGACAACCACATCCATGGGACATTGTTTTAATAATTCCCTCACCCCTTCCCACCCCCTCTCTGCATGTGTACTGTAGCTCTTTAAAGGACCCCCATTCAAATCTGACAGTAAGAGACGATTtaatcaaaaaatgttttaacaatatACAACTGAACCTGGAGATATACATGCAAAGCTTGAATTCCGGCATTGCTTGGAACAGGCTGAGGAAACAGTACAGGGGGTATGCAGTGTAATGATTGAGGAGATTTGATCTAACAGGGGAATAAGAACGAGAGGAGAGGTCAATTACAGGATGAGCGAGGCAGTAAAAGCTTTAACCACTTCAGCTCCAAACCCCTGCCAATTACTCTCCGTCCACAGAAAATGACAACCTCCTCACTCCACCCGCCCACTtgtccccctccctcccaaAAATATCTCCATTGTCACAACCCGTAACCCACTGCCACTCCTTTACCCCCGTCCCACccccctccacttcctcttcttcccaaCCTCACATTGGTGAGCACCAACAGGTGCCTGGCCCACAGGCCTCCCAGTACAAAAACATTCCGCCCTCTCGTCACTCCCAGCGCTGCGCGCCCAATCAGGCCGTGGTTTCACCCATGGAGCCGTGGGCACaaagtgaagaagagagagagagagagagagagagagagagagagagagagagagagagagacgttaGCTGAacagtgtgtgcatttgtttgccTGAGCCGTATTAGAGTGTCTACAATAGGTTCCAGGTGAAGGTGCCGGGGCGGGGGTGTAAAAACCTGGAGAGGGGCCTTTGACTGGCACATTAAAGCGGAAGAAGATGTCAGAACTGTCATGATTGAAGGATTAAAGATGGAGCTCAACATTAACCTGAGATTCAACACACTTCTCCTCGTATGCAGCAGCATTTGTCTCACTTTCACTGGTAAGGACATTTCATTTGAAGGtggctgtgtttttgtggatgGTTTTGAATGGTCAGGGATGGAAGGACattggaagaaagaaaagctaGTGTCTGACTGCctttgactttgacctttgacccctcccCACCCCTTCGAGTCAGGGATTGGAAAACAAACCGTTGCCCTGTGCTCGCTGGCGACCTGTTCTGCAAGGTTCCcattcctctgtctgtcctaACACTGCTACCTTAGAACACaaccctctccacctccattTAGCAGATACACTTAGGGATTGAAGCTCTCGGGACAGTGACATTATAATCAGATAAGAGACAAGCGTCCCTCTGcattctgtcatttcagttaaACTGCTATTGATTCcgctccctctgtgtttttctttcggATAAAATCATAATTAGAATCGATTTGCGATGACTAGTTCTTATCTGTGCTCGGCTGAAGGGCTCTGACTTTGACCCTCAGTGGGAGCGGAAAGCAAAACGGCTTCCCTGAATTGGCTGTGACCTCCAGAGAGGTTGTGATGGATTGTTCCCCGTCCGGGTTGATGCTACATCTGTTTTCCCCAAAGAGAAGGGCACGGCACGCAGAGGACATAGCGACGGAGCGGGAGACACACGGAGGGAAATCCCACGGCAAGAAGTCCTGTATTGAATGTCCTGTCGTAGACGTTGTTCCGCGTGAAAAGCAAAAGGAGGCTGCTGTGAGAACATATAATGAATCATATTAGCAGATCATTGTTTGTTAATCAGAGTCTATTTCCGTCCCCGATGGAGCTGGTATCCCAGACATCCCTTTGATCCCATTCCCCCTGCTGCATATCAATTACATTAGCTCAGTCACCTTTGCTTCCCATCGTACACCACCAGCACCTGCCCTGCTTCTTTTGTCCTTCTATATCTTTTCCACGTGTTTGTTCCGTCACATATTTGGAACGAGAGTCAGTCAGTCCACCATCGTAGCTACTGAGGGACACTTATTGGAGATAAGAGCTTAATTCTGCTAAATGATAATACGTCAGTTTGTCCACTTCTCCCAATACTGAATTTTAGGCACTAAAGAGAAACCAATTTATTTCTCAATAATGGTTTTTTCTTGCTCTGCCTCAGGgcagtttttttcatttatcatgGATTTATTCTcagattaaataataatgatttctCCACTATTTGCTCTACACTGTTAGAATATGAATCACAAAACACCAGTATCAATCGGTCCATACCGAGAATACAGTGTATTTTTAGCATAGGTCATTCTGGAGGGAATTGAACCCCTAACCACTGCAGGCCGGACGCACTGATGCCCTGGCAACAAATATGCTGCGGTCTGGGCGTCTGGGCCTATGTTGTGTGCTCATCTAATTTTAAActatgatggatggatggatggatggatggatggatggatggatggatggatggatggatggatggatggatggatggaggcaTTGCTGTTGTTCTGGCAAttaacatgtgaaaatgtggaTTCCATCTGTGCGTTTATTTTGAAtcgaaacattttaatttactttgaGATTCTgaaagttttattgtgaagtcaGTGCTCATATGTTTGGAGCATCATCATAAAACACATATACTGCAGCCTACGACTTCTTCCATCCAGGAGCCTCAGAGACCGAGCGGAGGCTCCATCAGAAGATCTTCCAGAACTACAACATGAAAGTCAGACCTGCTCGGTACTGGGAGGATAAGGTGATGGTCCGCATAGGGATGACCCTCTCTCAACTTGTCAGCTTGGTAAGAACGACTTTGAACCATCTTGATATCAAGTTAGCCTTTATCGCGAAAAGGCTATCCTccagtatacacacacacacacacacacacacacacacacacacacacacacacacacacacacacacacacacacacacacactactactGCTGACTGCGGCAGGGTCATCAGCTCTCCCATGCATCACAAAATATGGTGGCATCCCTAATATTtatgtccctctctctctttctctgtgtctctctatcCCGCCACAGAATGAGAAGAACGGTGAGATGACAACCAACGTGTTCATGAATCTGGTACGAGCGTGAAAACATTCGTCTTCATCACCGAGTCTCGCTCCGCTCCCCCgactcctctctcctgtctgctctGTCGCTCGGCCCTCAAATGGACTTGTCACTTTCTATAACCACAAATGATTTCTCGCCTCATCCGGACTCCCTCTTTCAATTCTGTCCCTCGCCCCGGCTAATCAGAATACAGAGTGTCTTGAGTGTTTGTGACAGAGTCTGTGTCAAGATGAGTGGGATTTGAGTGACTTATCAAAGGCAGGGGCAACAAGGATGTAAACGACAGAGACAGCAATGATTTCACTTCTTGTCTGCTGGGCTATTCATGTTCTTTCCCCCGTCTCCCATTACaccttcctctttccctccttccttccttccttcattccttcctctctccatccactCCAGGCCTGGACAGACTACAGGTTGTCATGGAAGCCGGAGGAATATGACAACATTGATGTTCTGAGGATTCCTCCCAACAAGGTGTGGCGCCCCGACATCTACCTCATAAACAAGTGAGTGTCGAGGCAAGACCCCGACAGAAATGGAATGACGAagcagaaagggagagagagattgcATTTCTTTTCTATATAAGAAttataacatttataaaaaatatatattaataataataataatgctattatattattgttttatataagattattgttgttataaTAGGATTATAATCATACTATCATAGCGGTAAGATTATTTTTAGTattatttctaataataataattataataatttgatACTGATGATGGTCATTTCTGTTTTCCCTCCCCACAGTAATGACGGTCAGTTTGACGTGGCCTTGTACGTCAACGTCCTGGTTTACAGCGACGGGACGGTCAACTGGCTTCCCCCGGCCATCTACCGCAGCTCCTGCTCCATAGAGGTACAGTCAACCTCGTTCTTCTGTTGGGATCATAGAGAGGACGCGTCGTGGCTGATGTTACAGTAAATATGCACAGCCTGCTTACATCCAACAACCCGCAGGTGGCGTACTTCCCGTTCGACTGGCAGAACTGCAGCATGGTTTTCAGCTCTTACACCTATGACGCCTCTGAGGTGGAACTGCAGTACTTCCTGGATGATGAGGGCAAAGAGATCCACGAGATTGTTATAGATGAGAATGCTTTCACTGGTAAGTAACTTCAGTTCCTTTTTATCGCACTTTTCTCTTGTCAAAACACAATaactttttattcttattagCTATTATAATTTGAGTGTCCTCAGTAGCTGCCATGGCCAACCGATTCCAAATGGTGCCCAGTTTTATCGAGGTTGATAACAATTTATGGAATATAGACGGCCTCTTAACTGGAGGTTTATGGGGTTGCATATCATCCACTAATGTCGGGTGTTTTATTTCCACCGCCCTTTGTCTCCTCCCCAAAGAGAGCGGAGAATGGGCCATCTGTCACAAGCCCTCGAGGAAGAACGTGAAGGAAGACCTGTATGAGGACATCACCTTCTATCTCATCATAGAGAGGAAGCCTCTTTTctacatcatcaacatcatcatgcCCTGCATCCTCACCAGCGTGCTCGCCATATTTGTCTTCTACCTGCCTCCCGGAGCAGGTCTGCACATCTGACATGCTCCGACAGTGTGACTACACATCACTGTCAAGGAGTGGGGTTATAGGGAGTGAGACTACCCTTTGATTCATTGTCTAAAGTCATGGCAAGAGTCATGTGTCTAATACACACTGGAGCAGCCTTTGAGGGATTagatgttttattgatttgttatGGATTGAAGGAAAGTGACCTTGACCAGGAATCCACTTTGTCAATCTTTGGCCTTGTGTGGTCAGATTACAGACTGATGCGTCTCTGACAGGGGGCCGGTGATTTTTACAACAACGATCAATGCTTTTGTTCTGCAATAGCGGTCTACTACTGTcgccactgtctgtctgtctgtatgtggaacgcatcTCCCgggaaccattcatcttattaGATTCAcactcttttttattttttattaggGTTCCATTTTCAATATGCCAAACACAGATATCCACTAACCTGATTCTGTCCCCTGTCCAGGGTCAcgcaaatacaaaaataataatatcaaagaaaatgctaataaaatatatatactaatatacatacatattctaatatagaatataaaaaatgtgtaaGTAGTATTAAGAGAAATTAgatataataaacattttaaaatcatgttgGCCCTGATACACTGGCAACCTATGAACgatgtaccccgcctctcgcc from Hippoglossus stenolepis isolate QCI-W04-F060 chromosome 23, HSTE1.2, whole genome shotgun sequence carries:
- the chrnb1l gene encoding cholinergic receptor, nicotinic, beta 1 (muscle) like, which translates into the protein MIEGLKMELNINLRFNTLLLVCSSICLTFTGASETERRLHQKIFQNYNMKVRPARYWEDKVMVRIGMTLSQLVSLNEKNGEMTTNVFMNLAWTDYRLSWKPEEYDNIDVLRIPPNKVWRPDIYLINNNDGQFDVALYVNVLVYSDGTVNWLPPAIYRSSCSIEVAYFPFDWQNCSMVFSSYTYDASEVELQYFLDDEGKEIHEIVIDENAFTESGEWAICHKPSRKNVKEDLYEDITFYLIIERKPLFYIINIIMPCILTSVLAIFVFYLPPGAGEKMTLSISVLIALTVFMLLLADRVPETSLAIPIIVNYVMFTMILVTFSVILSVVVLNLHHRTPSTHIMPNWVRMVFIHFLPKYIGMMRPNPEEPMSKEPDDDAPIQSFNGRQPGGEYFFRKINPDLVMPWRDRCESTVQLQRLPNTDSYCLILPPNLKSAISAVTYMAEQLKKQDTDDTMTGDWQFIALVVDRLFLWLFVIITTLGTLAMFLDASFNYTPDDPFP